One Aneurinibacillus migulanus genomic region harbors:
- the crcB gene encoding fluoride efflux transporter CrcB produces MEVLWVALGGFFGAISRFTMVGVIDKQTNSSFPYGTLTVNVLGSFCLGLLYGLDVGWQVKAMLGAGFLGSFTTFSTFAYENVQLQRLGKRKEARLYIGISVLAGIAAVALGFWIGRMI; encoded by the coding sequence ATGGAAGTATTGTGGGTCGCACTTGGCGGTTTTTTTGGGGCGATTAGCCGTTTTACGATGGTTGGCGTCATAGATAAGCAGACAAACTCGTCGTTTCCGTATGGGACGTTAACGGTAAACGTGTTAGGTTCGTTTTGTTTGGGACTGCTGTATGGTTTGGATGTTGGTTGGCAGGTCAAAGCGATGCTGGGTGCGGGGTTCTTAGGCTCGTTTACGACATTTTCTACGTTTGCATATGAGAATGTACAACTGCAAAGGCTCGGTAAACGAAAAGAAGCCAGGCTCTATATAGGAATCAGTGTATTGGCCGGGATTGCGGCCGTAGCTCTCGGTTTTTGGATCGGACGTATGATATGA
- the crcB gene encoding fluoride efflux transporter CrcB, whose protein sequence is MVYLFIGLGGILGAVLRYGIGTWSGIQTETGFPLPTLLINLAGCFILAFFYTITTTRFTVHPHFRTSFGTGFVGSFTTFSTFGYETLELLQSGRYGLAAIYIALSLIGGYILAYAGIVLGSYERGQFTRVGRKQ, encoded by the coding sequence ATGGTGTATTTGTTTATTGGTTTGGGTGGAATACTCGGTGCCGTTCTGCGCTACGGGATCGGTACATGGTCAGGCATACAGACGGAAACCGGGTTCCCGCTCCCTACCTTGTTGATTAATCTTGCAGGCTGTTTTATCCTAGCCTTCTTCTATACGATTACTACGACGCGTTTTACAGTCCATCCCCATTTTCGTACTTCTTTCGGAACAGGATTTGTCGGTTCATTTACGACATTCTCTACCTTTGGATACGAGACATTAGAGCTGTTACAGTCCGGACGGTATGGGTTAGCGGCTATCTATATTGCTTTGAGTCTGATTGGCGGATATATCCTTGCCTATGCTGGTATTGTGCTTGGAAGTTATGAACGGGGGCAGTTTACCCGTGTAGGGAGGAAACAATGA